A window of the Acidobacteriota bacterium genome harbors these coding sequences:
- a CDS encoding glycerophosphodiester phosphodiesterase family protein: protein MHKPLLVAHRGGCACAPENSAAALCRALEAGAAAVEIDARPTADGLLVLL, encoded by the coding sequence ATGCACAAGCCCCTTCTGGTGGCCCACCGCGGCGGCTGCGCCTGCGCGCCGGAGAACTCCGCCGCCGCCCTCTGTCGCGCCCTCGAGGCGGGAGCCGCCGCGGTCGAGATCGACGCACGGCCCACCGCCGACGGCCTGCTGGTGCTGCTC